A genomic window from Gossypium hirsutum isolate 1008001.06 chromosome D10, Gossypium_hirsutum_v2.1, whole genome shotgun sequence includes:
- the LOC107915149 gene encoding uncharacterized protein, with translation MSSASSVLVASSSFLYWIRKPSPFKFSKFPSTPPVTPSSPKCYRVVCRGGSPQPASFPDLSFALHDALESTGIDTSHAREARKSFVSQIKKLSDIERETSICINRCVDLGRTSLFIAAEDDSLISHSSVPLPVDAFLERLDDLSMGYCSHYNSACRSSRENFLESLEKYLYVKKGFRRSTANNQAEPQALDLHSVLTHRSGSAVMLSLIHSEILKMLRLWGLLDFDVEIFFPHDPHGLPRAYDKQKSKESDQPHIMTVQMLLEEILRNLKDAFWPFQRGAADSLFLRAANAANCIDKFNGFEDSGYQLASTKAAQRRLDWGVWTSVHFGDMRRALSACERLILLRTDPKEMRDYSILLYHCGLYEQALKFLKLYQDMKSSSAQNPSTDPVSNLEEDAVKKLIVRLNLIAMEEGWTRPWYVRNYLGNNSEPW, from the exons ATGAGTTCAGCTTCTTCAGTACTTGTCGCTTCTTCATCGTTTCTATATTGGATTCGTAAGCCTTCCCCTTTTAAATTCTCCAAATTCCCTTCAACTCCTCCCGTTACTCCGTCGTCTCCGAAGTGTTACCGTGTGGTGTGCCGTGGTGGGTCCCCTCAACCGGCATCGTTCCCCGATCTCAGCTTCGCCTTGCATGATGCTCTCGAATCTACTGGAATCGATACCTCTCATGCTAGA GAGGCGAGGAAGAGTTTTGTTTCGCAGATTAAAAAATTATCTGATATCGAGAGAGAAACAAGTATTTGCATAAATAGATGTGTTGATCTGGGGAGAACATCTCTTTTTATAGCAGCAGAGGATGATTCTCTCATTTCACACTCTTCCGTTCCTCTGCCGGTGGATGCATTCCTCGAAAGATTGGATGATCTCTCAATGGGCTACTGCTCCCACTATAACTCAGCATGTAGGTCGTCAAGGGAGAATTTTTTGGAGAGCTTAGAAAAATATCTATATGTCAAAAAG GGCTTCCGAAGATCTACTGCCAATAATCAAGCAGAGCCACAAGCCCTTGATCTTCACTCG GTTTTGACACATCGTTCGGGTTCTGCTGTAATGCTTTCACTGATACATTCAGAGATTCTGAAAATGCTTCGCTTGTGGGGCCTTCTGGATTTCGATGTTGAGATTTTTTTTCCACATGATCCTCATGGTCTTCCTAGAGCCTATGATAAGCAAAAGAGCAAAGAGTCTGATCAGCCACACATAATGACCGTACAAATGCTATTGGAGGAG attttaagaaatttaaaggATGCTTTCTGGCCATTTCAACGTGGTGCTGCTGATAGTTTATTCTTAAGGGCAGCAAATGCTGCTAACTGTATAGATAAATTTAATGGCTTTGAAGATAG TGGCTATCAGCTTGCATCTACAAAGGCTGCTCAACGTAGGCTAGATTGGGGTGTCTGGACCAGTGTTCATTTTGGGGATATGAGGCGTGCTTTATCTG CATGTGAACGCCTTATTCTTCTAAGGACCGATCCGAAGGAAATGAGAGATTATAGCATTCTCCTCTATCATTGTGGATTGTATGAGCAGGCTCTGAAATTTCTCAAATTGTATCAAGACAtgaag AGTTCTTCCGCACAAAATCCGTCAACAGATCCAGTTAGCAACCTAGAAgaagatgctgtgaagaaattgATTGTACGTCTCAATCTCATTGCAATGGAGGAAGGTTGGACCCGGCCATGGTATGTCAGAAATTATCTTGGCAATAACTCTGAGCCATGGTAA